A window from Azoarcus sp. DD4 encodes these proteins:
- a CDS encoding YraN family protein, with translation MKADRKAEESRIVGVRTTAAQARGRQAEALAAAHLVKHGVRLIARNLHCRGGEVDLIGLERDTVVFVEVRLRGNPRFGGAAASITPAKQRRVILAAQWWLNGEGRRYAQHACRFDAVLLDALDAGALCWLKGAFDAA, from the coding sequence ATGAAGGCGGATCGCAAGGCGGAAGAATCCCGGATTGTCGGCGTTCGCACGACGGCGGCGCAAGCCCGCGGCCGGCAGGCCGAAGCGCTGGCAGCCGCGCACCTCGTCAAGCACGGCGTGCGCCTGATCGCCCGCAACCTGCACTGCCGCGGCGGCGAGGTCGACCTCATCGGTCTTGAGCGCGACACCGTGGTCTTCGTCGAAGTACGCCTGCGCGGCAACCCGCGCTTCGGCGGCGCGGCAGCGAGCATCACCCCGGCCAAGCAGCGCCGCGTCATCCTTGCTGCGCAATGGTGGCTGAACGGCGAAGGCCGGCGCTACGCGCAGCACGCCTGCCGCTTCGACGCCGTACTGCTGGATGCCCTCGATGCGGGTGCGCTGTGCTGGCTGAAAGGCGCATTCGACGCTGCCTGA
- the ftsL gene encoding cell division protein FtsL — MIRFDAMLVALAVASALGVVAAQHQSRKLYIELEREMARAHSLEVEWGQLQLEQSTWAAHARVEKLAREKLGMRPPAPGQVVVVEPQS, encoded by the coding sequence ATGATCCGTTTCGACGCCATGCTGGTCGCACTCGCGGTGGCCAGCGCGCTCGGCGTGGTGGCGGCCCAGCACCAGTCGCGCAAGCTCTACATCGAGTTGGAGCGCGAGATGGCGCGTGCCCACAGCCTGGAAGTCGAGTGGGGGCAGCTGCAGCTCGAGCAGAGCACCTGGGCGGCGCATGCCCGCGTCGAGAAACTCGCCCGCGAAAAGCTCGGAATGCGTCCGCCGGCGCCCGGTCAGGTCGTGGTGGTGGAGCCGCAATCGTGA
- a CDS encoding phosphoheptose isomerase yields the protein MDLIDRISRQFEDSAQTKLAAVEWMAAPIAQAVELMTGSLINNGKILACGNGGSAADAQHFAAELVNRFEMERPPLAAVALTTDSSTLTSIANDYDYTQVFSKQVRALGQPGDVLLAISTSGNSPNVIDAIHAAHEREMHVVALTGKGGGQMGELLGPGDVHLCVPADRTARIQEVHLLTLHCLCDGIDCLLLGVEE from the coding sequence ATGGACCTGATCGACCGCATTTCCCGTCAGTTCGAAGACAGCGCGCAGACCAAGCTCGCCGCCGTAGAGTGGATGGCGGCGCCGATCGCCCAGGCGGTCGAACTGATGACCGGCAGCCTGATCAACAACGGCAAGATCCTCGCCTGCGGCAACGGCGGCTCGGCGGCCGACGCCCAGCACTTTGCCGCCGAACTGGTCAACCGCTTCGAGATGGAGCGTCCGCCGCTCGCGGCGGTAGCGCTCACGACCGACTCGTCCACGCTGACCTCGATCGCCAACGACTACGACTACACCCAGGTCTTCTCGAAGCAGGTGCGCGCGCTGGGCCAGCCCGGCGACGTGCTGCTGGCGATCTCGACCAGCGGCAACTCGCCCAACGTCATCGACGCCATCCACGCCGCGCACGAGCGCGAGATGCACGTTGTTGCACTTACCGGCAAGGGCGGCGGCCAGATGGGTGAACTTCTCGGCCCCGGCGATGTACATCTGTGTGTGCCCGCCGATCGCACCGCACGCATCCAGGAGGTCCATCTGCTGACCCTGCATTGTCTGTGCGACGGCATCGATTGCCTGTTACTCGGAGTGGAAGAATGA
- the pyrC gene encoding dihydroorotase, which yields MHSITLTRPDDWHLHVRDDAALGVVVPHTAQRFGRALIMPNLRPPVTTTGQALAYRDRIRAAVPQGMGFEPLMSLYLTDNMAPDEIERARASGAVIAAKLYPAGATTNSDAGVTAIDKVYPVLERMEACGMVLCVHGEVTAGEVDVFDRERVFMEKILSPLVRRFPGLKVVFEHITTAEAAQFVRAAGANVAATVTAHHLLLNRNAIFAGGIRPHHYCLPVLKRETHRVALVEAVTSGSPRFFLGTDSAPHARSAKEAACGCAGCYTAHAGIELYAEVFDAANALDRLEAFASLNGPAFYGLKPNADKITLVRETWTVPASYDYFGDDPLVPLRAGEGVAWKLA from the coding sequence ATGCATTCGATTACCCTGACCCGTCCCGACGACTGGCATCTGCACGTGCGCGACGATGCCGCGCTCGGTGTTGTCGTCCCGCACACCGCGCAGCGCTTCGGCCGCGCGCTGATCATGCCCAATCTGCGTCCGCCGGTGACCACCACCGGCCAGGCGCTGGCCTACCGCGACCGCATCCGCGCCGCCGTGCCGCAGGGCATGGGCTTCGAGCCGCTGATGAGTCTCTATCTCACCGACAACATGGCGCCCGACGAGATTGAGCGCGCGCGCGCCTCGGGTGCGGTGATCGCCGCCAAGCTCTATCCGGCTGGTGCCACCACCAATTCCGATGCCGGTGTTACCGCAATCGACAAGGTCTATCCGGTGCTGGAGCGGATGGAGGCATGCGGCATGGTCCTATGCGTGCATGGCGAAGTGACCGCCGGCGAGGTCGACGTGTTCGATCGCGAACGGGTGTTCATGGAGAAGATCCTGTCGCCGCTGGTGCGCCGTTTCCCCGGTCTCAAGGTGGTGTTCGAGCACATCACCACCGCCGAGGCGGCGCAGTTCGTGCGTGCGGCGGGCGCCAACGTTGCAGCGACGGTCACCGCCCATCATCTGCTGTTGAATCGTAATGCCATCTTCGCGGGGGGGATTCGTCCACATCACTACTGCCTGCCGGTGCTCAAGCGCGAGACCCATCGCGTGGCGCTGGTCGAGGCGGTGACGTCGGGCAGTCCGCGCTTTTTCCTCGGTACCGATTCGGCGCCGCATGCGCGCAGCGCCAAGGAAGCAGCCTGCGGCTGTGCCGGCTGCTACACCGCCCACGCCGGCATCGAGCTCTATGCGGAGGTGTTCGATGCTGCCAATGCGCTTGATCGGCTGGAGGCGTTTGCCAGCCTGAACGGGCCGGCCTTCTATGGACTCAAGCCGAATGCGGACAAGATCACGCTGGTGCGCGAGACCTGGACGGTGCCCGCCAGCTACGACTATTTCGGCGACGACCCATTGGTGCCTTTGCGTGCCGGTGAAGGCGTTGCCTGGAAGCTGGCCTGA
- a CDS encoding BON domain-containing protein: MKNANHHTPASRRQGRRTLLIGLLTAATLPLLQGCFPVVATGAAAGAAMIADRRTSGAYVEDEGIEWKITNRLRERFGDAIHVNVTAYNRNVLLTGEVPNDNIRGEIERSAAAAEHVRGIVNETVVAGNSALSARANDSLITSNVKARFVDAQRFSAHHVKVVTEANVVFLLGLVTREEADAATEVARTSQGVRRVVRVFEYISQAEANRLDNKNRNTQ; encoded by the coding sequence ATGAAGAACGCAAACCACCACACCCCTGCGTCCCGACGACAAGGACGCCGCACGCTGCTGATCGGCCTATTGACGGCAGCCACGCTGCCCCTGTTGCAGGGCTGCTTCCCGGTCGTGGCCACCGGCGCCGCCGCTGGCGCTGCAATGATCGCCGACCGGCGCACCTCAGGCGCCTACGTGGAAGACGAAGGCATCGAGTGGAAGATCACCAACCGCCTGCGCGAACGCTTCGGCGACGCCATCCACGTGAACGTCACTGCCTACAACCGCAATGTGCTGCTCACCGGCGAAGTGCCCAATGACAACATCCGCGGCGAGATCGAACGCAGCGCCGCAGCGGCTGAGCATGTGCGCGGCATCGTCAACGAAACCGTGGTTGCCGGGAATTCGGCGCTGTCCGCACGTGCCAACGATTCGCTGATCACCTCCAACGTAAAGGCCCGCTTCGTCGATGCCCAGCGCTTCAGCGCCCACCACGTGAAGGTCGTTACCGAAGCCAACGTGGTCTTCCTGCTCGGCCTTGTCACCCGCGAAGAGGCGGATGCCGCCACCGAAGTTGCGCGTACCAGCCAGGGCGTCCGCCGGGTGGTACGAGTATTCGAGTACATCAGCCAGGCTGAAGCCAACCGGCTGGACAACAAGAACCGCAATACCCAGTAA
- a CDS encoding penicillin-binding protein 2, whose product MKKQRTVTFNHNPLLKRELPAWRARFVLVMLMGCSLALVGRALYLQGVNNSFLQAKGEMRYARVLEVPATRGRISDRNGDMLAVSTPVRSIWAIPADARLEAADARKLATLLEMDVRELNEKLAPGRDFVYLKRQLPPEVADRIAALKLPGVHQQQEYRRYYPGGEVTAHMLGFTGVEDRGQEGIELAYEKLLAGVPGSRRVIKDRRGRIVEDVESIRPPRDGEDISLAMDGKIQYLAYTALRDAMQLHKAKAGAAVVLDARTGEILALANAPTYNPNNRANLTGAQLRNRVFTDSFEPGSVMKPFIAGLALDQGKVKPTTVIDTSAGRLTIGTATISDSHRSGPLTVAEVIQKSSNIGTVKMAQYFTPNEMWQLFHQLGFGMPLNLGFPGETGGKVRAAKTWRPIEQATMSYGHGISVTLIQMARAYLVFARDGELVPLSLTKLDGPPTNGQRIFSPQTVQSLRAMLETVTLAGGTATKAQVPGYRVGGKTGTALKLEGGRYTKRYVASFVGFAPVSNPRLVVAVMIDEPSAGSYYAGTVAAPVFSRIMEGSLRALGVAPDAPLTPLQLARKSNEGPAPAPVRESM is encoded by the coding sequence GTGAAGAAGCAGCGTACCGTCACCTTCAATCACAATCCCCTGCTCAAGCGCGAGCTCCCGGCCTGGCGTGCGCGCTTCGTGCTCGTGATGCTGATGGGCTGCTCGCTCGCGCTGGTCGGCCGCGCGCTCTATCTGCAAGGCGTCAACAACAGCTTCCTGCAGGCCAAGGGCGAAATGCGCTACGCCCGTGTCCTCGAAGTGCCCGCCACGCGTGGGCGCATCTCCGACCGCAACGGCGACATGCTCGCGGTGAGTACGCCGGTACGTTCGATCTGGGCGATCCCGGCCGATGCCCGGCTCGAAGCGGCGGACGCGCGCAAGCTCGCCACGCTCCTGGAAATGGATGTCCGCGAGCTCAATGAGAAGCTGGCGCCGGGGCGCGACTTCGTCTATCTCAAGCGCCAGCTGCCGCCCGAGGTGGCCGACCGCATTGCCGCGCTCAAGCTGCCTGGCGTGCATCAGCAGCAGGAGTACCGTCGTTACTACCCCGGCGGCGAAGTGACTGCCCACATGCTGGGTTTCACGGGCGTCGAGGATCGCGGCCAGGAAGGCATCGAGCTCGCCTACGAGAAGCTGCTGGCCGGCGTGCCCGGATCCCGCCGGGTGATCAAGGACCGGCGCGGACGCATCGTCGAGGACGTCGAGTCCATTCGTCCGCCGCGCGACGGCGAGGACATTTCGCTGGCGATGGACGGCAAGATCCAGTATCTCGCCTACACCGCATTGCGCGACGCGATGCAGCTCCACAAGGCCAAGGCTGGCGCCGCCGTGGTGCTCGATGCACGTACCGGCGAGATCCTCGCGCTTGCCAACGCGCCGACCTACAATCCGAACAACCGGGCCAATCTCACCGGTGCGCAGTTGCGCAACCGCGTGTTTACCGACAGCTTCGAGCCGGGCTCGGTGATGAAACCCTTCATCGCCGGCCTCGCGCTGGACCAGGGCAAGGTCAAGCCGACGACCGTGATAGATACCTCGGCCGGCCGCCTGACCATCGGCACCGCAACGATTTCGGATTCCCACCGCAGTGGTCCGCTGACCGTGGCCGAGGTGATCCAGAAGTCGTCGAACATCGGCACCGTCAAGATGGCGCAGTATTTCACGCCGAACGAGATGTGGCAGCTGTTCCACCAGCTCGGCTTCGGCATGCCGCTCAATCTCGGCTTTCCCGGCGAGACGGGAGGCAAGGTGCGCGCGGCCAAGACCTGGCGGCCGATCGAGCAGGCAACCATGTCCTACGGTCACGGCATCTCGGTGACCCTGATCCAGATGGCGCGCGCCTACCTGGTATTCGCCCGCGATGGCGAGCTGGTACCGCTGTCGCTCACCAAGCTCGACGGTCCGCCGACCAACGGGCAACGCATCTTCTCGCCGCAGACGGTACAGAGCTTGCGAGCGATGCTCGAAACGGTGACGCTGGCGGGCGGTACGGCGACCAAGGCCCAGGTGCCCGGCTACCGGGTCGGCGGCAAGACCGGTACTGCGCTCAAGCTTGAAGGCGGCCGCTACACCAAGCGCTACGTGGCCTCCTTCGTCGGCTTTGCGCCGGTTTCCAACCCGCGCCTGGTGGTGGCGGTGATGATCGACGAACCCAGCGCAGGCAGCTACTACGCCGGCACGGTCGCGGCGCCGGTGTTCTCCCGCATCATGGAAGGCTCGTTGCGTGCACTCGGCGTGGCACCGGATGCACCGCTGACGCCGCTGCAGCTCGCCCGCAAGTCGAACGAGGGCCCGGCGCCGGCGCCGGTACGGGAGAGCATGTGA
- a CDS encoding UDP-N-acetylmuramoyl-L-alanyl-D-glutamate--2,6-diaminopimelate ligase, with product MSNPGLVLLDQLRAQGVSPTGITADSRRIAPGEVFAAWPGYATDGRRYIRAAVERGAAAVLWESGDDFRVDGLPVPSLPVVGLRDLAGHLAHEIHQRPSSRLWLAGVTGTNGKTTVSQWLARALAELGTRCGIIGTLGSGFPDQLTAGLNTTPDALELHRMLAAFLADGAGAAAIEVSSIGLDQGRVNGAEFDVAVFTNLTRDHLDYHLTMEAYAAAKARLFQLPGVTRAVINLDDAFGMSQARRLVDGGLVDVIGYTRVASNAGAVPGARVLVADRLHAAPSGLQFTLHWAGRQAEVQVRMVAPFNVSNLLAVIGALIARGVALDDVLAVVGRLTPPEGRMQLLGGIGEPLVVIDYAHTPDALAKVLEAVRDTARTRGGRLVCVFGCGGDRDPGKRPLMGEVARQLADRVVVTSDNPRSEDPQAIIDAVMAGAGPAADRVVDRAEAIRVAIGEAGPDDIVVLAGKGHEPYQEIHGQRLPFSDIEQARAALAAWNDRGTQA from the coding sequence GTGAGCAATCCCGGTCTCGTGCTGCTCGACCAGTTGCGTGCCCAGGGCGTGAGCCCCACCGGCATCACCGCCGACTCGCGCCGGATCGCTCCCGGTGAGGTGTTCGCTGCCTGGCCCGGCTACGCGACGGACGGCCGCCGCTACATCCGGGCGGCGGTCGAGCGCGGTGCTGCGGCGGTGCTGTGGGAAAGTGGCGACGACTTCCGTGTCGATGGTCTGCCGGTGCCCTCGCTGCCCGTCGTCGGCCTGCGCGATCTCGCCGGCCATCTGGCGCACGAAATCCACCAGCGTCCGTCGTCCCGCCTGTGGCTCGCCGGTGTCACGGGGACCAACGGCAAGACCACCGTCAGCCAGTGGCTGGCGCGTGCGCTTGCCGAACTCGGCACCCGTTGCGGCATCATCGGTACGCTGGGCAGCGGTTTCCCCGATCAGCTGACCGCCGGCTTGAATACCACCCCCGATGCGCTCGAGCTGCATCGCATGCTGGCGGCTTTCCTGGCCGACGGCGCCGGCGCGGCGGCCATAGAGGTGTCGTCGATCGGGCTCGACCAAGGGCGGGTGAACGGCGCCGAGTTCGACGTCGCGGTGTTCACCAACCTGACGCGCGATCATCTCGACTACCACCTGACCATGGAAGCCTACGCTGCAGCCAAGGCCCGGCTGTTCCAGTTGCCGGGGGTGACGCGGGCGGTGATCAACCTCGACGACGCCTTCGGCATGAGTCAGGCGCGCCGCCTGGTCGACGGTGGGCTGGTCGACGTGATCGGATACACCCGCGTGGCTTCCAATGCCGGTGCAGTGCCAGGCGCGCGCGTGCTGGTGGCCGATCGCCTCCATGCCGCACCCTCCGGACTTCAGTTCACGCTGCACTGGGCCGGGCGCCAGGCCGAGGTACAGGTGCGCATGGTCGCGCCCTTTAATGTTTCCAACCTGCTGGCAGTGATCGGTGCGCTGATCGCGCGCGGCGTGGCGCTGGACGATGTGCTCGCCGTCGTTGGCCGCCTGACTCCACCGGAAGGTCGTATGCAGTTGCTCGGCGGCATCGGCGAACCGCTGGTGGTGATCGACTACGCCCATACCCCCGACGCGCTGGCGAAAGTGCTCGAAGCGGTCCGCGATACCGCGCGCACGCGCGGCGGCCGGCTGGTGTGCGTGTTCGGCTGCGGCGGCGACCGTGACCCGGGCAAGCGGCCGCTGATGGGCGAGGTCGCGCGCCAGCTTGCCGACCGTGTCGTCGTCACCAGCGACAACCCGCGCAGCGAGGATCCGCAAGCGATCATCGACGCGGTGATGGCCGGGGCAGGGCCGGCGGCGGATCGGGTCGTCGATCGCGCCGAGGCTATCCGCGTCGCCATCGGCGAGGCCGGGCCGGACGACATCGTGGTGCTGGCCGGCAAGGGACACGAGCCTTACCAGGAAATCCACGGCCAAAGGCTGCCTTTTTCAGATATCGAGCAGGCGCGTGCCGCCCTCGCCGCATGGAACGACAGGGGGACGCAAGCATGA
- the mpl gene encoding UDP-N-acetylmuramate:L-alanyl-gamma-D-glutamyl-meso-diaminopimelate ligase, which yields MHIHILGICGTFMGGIALLARAAGHTVTGCDSNVYPPMSTQLEEQGIRLTEGFDPAQIDLAPDVFVVGNAISRGNPLLETLLDRGLPYVSGPQWLAEHVLAGRWVLAVAGTHGKTTTTSLLAWILEDAGLNPGFLVGGVPKNFGVSARLTDSSFFVIEADEYDTAFCDKRSKFVHYRPRTAILNNLEFDHADIFADLAAIETQFHHLVRTLPRSGRIVANAREDSLKRVIERGCWSELEWFNDEAGWSAASGASDAEAVFRLGGRELGRVDLPLAGSHNRENALAAIAAARHVGITPQHAIASLARFEGIKRRLELRGCVRDVAVYDDFAHHPTAIALTVEGLRRREPGGRILAVLEPRSNTMKLGVMKAQLPGSLAQADAVFCYAGGLGWDAAEALAPLGERARTYQDLDVLVAEVAGMASAGDHVLVMSNGGFGGVHQKLLDALAVGREV from the coding sequence ATGCACATCCACATCCTCGGTATCTGCGGCACCTTCATGGGTGGCATTGCGCTGCTGGCGCGTGCTGCCGGCCACACAGTGACCGGTTGCGACAGCAATGTCTATCCGCCGATGAGCACCCAGCTGGAAGAGCAGGGCATCAGGCTTACCGAGGGCTTCGATCCGGCGCAGATCGATCTCGCGCCGGACGTGTTCGTGGTCGGCAACGCGATTTCACGTGGCAATCCGCTGCTCGAAACCCTCCTCGATCGTGGCCTGCCCTATGTGTCCGGGCCGCAGTGGCTGGCCGAACATGTGCTCGCCGGACGCTGGGTGCTGGCGGTGGCAGGCACGCACGGCAAGACCACGACGACCTCGCTGCTGGCGTGGATCCTGGAGGATGCCGGCCTCAATCCGGGTTTCCTCGTCGGCGGGGTGCCGAAGAACTTCGGTGTTTCCGCGCGCCTGACCGATTCGTCCTTCTTCGTGATCGAGGCCGACGAGTACGACACCGCCTTCTGCGACAAGCGCTCCAAATTTGTCCATTACCGGCCGCGCACCGCTATCCTGAACAACCTGGAGTTCGACCACGCGGACATTTTCGCGGACCTCGCGGCGATCGAAACGCAGTTCCATCACCTGGTCCGCACCCTGCCGCGCAGCGGCCGCATCGTTGCCAATGCGCGCGAGGATAGTCTCAAGCGCGTGATCGAACGCGGCTGTTGGTCCGAGCTGGAGTGGTTCAACGACGAGGCCGGGTGGTCGGCCGCAAGCGGCGCGAGCGACGCGGAGGCGGTGTTCCGGCTGGGCGGGCGCGAACTCGGTCGGGTGGATCTGCCGCTCGCCGGCAGCCATAACCGCGAGAACGCCCTGGCCGCCATCGCGGCTGCTCGCCACGTCGGTATCACCCCGCAGCACGCGATCGCCAGTCTGGCCCGCTTCGAGGGTATCAAGCGGCGGCTGGAGTTGCGGGGGTGCGTGCGGGACGTCGCCGTCTACGACGACTTCGCCCACCATCCGACCGCGATTGCGCTGACCGTGGAGGGGCTGCGTCGGCGCGAACCCGGCGGCCGCATTCTCGCGGTGCTGGAGCCCCGTTCGAACACGATGAAGCTGGGCGTGATGAAGGCACAGCTGCCCGGCAGCCTGGCGCAGGCGGACGCGGTGTTCTGCTACGCCGGCGGGCTGGGCTGGGATGCAGCCGAGGCGCTGGCGCCGCTCGGCGAGCGGGCGCGGACCTATCAGGATCTGGATGTGCTGGTGGCGGAGGTCGCCGGCATGGCGAGCGCCGGCGATCATGTGCTGGTGATGAGCAACGGCGGCTTTGGCGGAGTGCACCAGAAGCTGCTGGATGCGCTGGCGGTCGGGCGCGAGGTCTGA
- the murF gene encoding UDP-N-acetylmuramoyl-tripeptide--D-alanyl-D-alanine ligase: MMSLVDAVRALAAHGARATGLTRFSCVGTDSRAIAAGQLFVALRGERFDGHDFVAAAGEAGAAAALVDSRWAAEHGDTGLPLVVVDDTRLALGSLAAAWRARFPIPLIGVTGSNGKTTVKEMCVAILRAQARSDGADDDAVLGTRGNLNNDIGLPLTLLELRDHHRAAVIEMGMNHPGEIAYLTGLARPTVAIVNNAQRAHLQGLGTLAEVAQEKGAIYQGLGENGVAIVNADDTHAAYWRDLNAGRRIVSFGIDQPADVAGRCTLHGLGAQLALDAAQGRGEVDLQVPGLHNARNAVGAAAACLAAGVSFEAVLEGLASYTGTRGRLQRRAGPRGAVILDDSYNANPDSMRAGIDVLASTPGHTFLVLGDMGEVGETSAQVHDEIGGYAKSKGIDGLYALGEASAIAVRNFGDGAHHFDSVDALVTALTERLDADAVVLVKGSRFMKMERVADALAALHNGAPRKETGS, from the coding sequence ATGATGAGTCTGGTCGATGCCGTGCGCGCCCTCGCCGCCCACGGCGCGCGCGCGACGGGTCTGACGCGCTTTTCCTGCGTCGGTACCGACAGCCGTGCGATTGCCGCGGGCCAGCTCTTCGTTGCCCTGCGCGGCGAGCGTTTCGATGGCCACGACTTCGTCGCCGCGGCCGGGGAAGCCGGCGCTGCGGCGGCGCTGGTCGATAGCCGCTGGGCGGCGGAGCATGGCGACACCGGCCTGCCGCTGGTGGTGGTCGACGATACCCGGCTCGCACTTGGCAGCCTGGCGGCTGCGTGGCGTGCGCGTTTCCCGATTCCGCTGATCGGCGTCACCGGCAGCAACGGCAAGACCACGGTCAAGGAAATGTGTGTCGCCATCCTGCGTGCCCAGGCGCGCAGCGACGGTGCCGACGACGACGCGGTGCTCGGCACCCGCGGCAATTTAAACAACGACATCGGTTTGCCGCTCACGCTGCTGGAACTGCGCGATCACCATCGCGCCGCGGTGATCGAGATGGGTATGAATCACCCCGGCGAGATTGCCTACCTCACCGGGCTGGCGCGGCCCACCGTAGCCATTGTGAACAACGCACAGCGCGCCCATCTGCAGGGTCTGGGGACGCTGGCCGAAGTGGCACAGGAAAAGGGCGCGATCTACCAAGGGCTGGGCGAGAACGGCGTCGCCATAGTCAATGCCGACGACACCCATGCGGCCTACTGGCGCGACCTCAATGCCGGTCGCCGGATTGTGAGCTTTGGTATCGACCAGCCGGCCGACGTCGCCGGCCGGTGTACCCTGCACGGGCTCGGTGCCCAGCTTGCGCTCGATGCGGCCCAGGGCCGTGGCGAGGTCGATCTGCAGGTGCCGGGGCTGCATAACGCCCGCAATGCGGTCGGTGCAGCCGCCGCCTGCCTCGCCGCCGGCGTCAGCTTCGAAGCGGTGCTCGAAGGCCTCGCCAGCTATACCGGCACGCGCGGACGCCTGCAGCGTCGGGCCGGGCCGCGCGGCGCGGTCATTCTCGACGACAGCTACAACGCCAATCCGGACTCGATGCGCGCGGGCATCGACGTACTCGCCTCGACCCCGGGCCATACCTTCCTGGTGCTCGGCGACATGGGCGAGGTCGGCGAAACCAGCGCCCAGGTGCATGACGAGATCGGTGGTTACGCCAAGAGCAAGGGCATCGACGGCCTTTACGCGCTGGGCGAGGCGAGTGCGATCGCGGTGCGCAATTTCGGTGACGGGGCACACCACTTCGACAGCGTCGATGCGCTGGTCACGGCGCTGACCGAGCGGCTCGATGCCGACGCGGTGGTGCTGGTGAAAGGTTCGCGCTTCATGAAGATGGAGCGGGTGGCGGACGCGCTTGCGGCACTGCACAATGGCGCCCCTCGCAAGGAAACAGGCTCGTAA
- the rsmI gene encoding 16S rRNA (cytidine(1402)-2'-O)-methyltransferase: MTDSSSAAAVSLSRTPSLYVVATPLGNLQDITLRALGVLRAVDVIAAEDTRHSQRLLDACGIRTRLFALHQHNEQAAAGQLIERLAAGENVALITDAGTPAVSDPGARAVARVRAAGHPVVPVPGPCAAVAALSVAGFAEGGFRFVGFLPPKSAARRAALAGLRDDPSVLVFYEAPHRVAACVADLAAELGGERRLLVARELTKLHEEIACMPLADAEAWFAADPNRERGEFVLVVDGAPARDGLDGEAERVLGLLLAELPVKTAARLAAEITGVAKNALYARALELKGG; encoded by the coding sequence ATGACCGATTCTTCCTCCGCCGCGGCGGTATCGTTGTCCAGGACGCCGTCATTGTATGTGGTGGCGACGCCGCTCGGAAACCTGCAGGACATCACGTTGCGGGCGCTGGGGGTGCTGCGCGCGGTGGATGTGATTGCCGCCGAGGACACCCGCCACAGCCAGCGCCTGCTCGATGCCTGCGGCATCCGCACCAGGCTCTTCGCGCTGCACCAGCACAACGAACAGGCCGCCGCCGGTCAATTGATAGAACGCCTCGCTGCGGGAGAGAACGTGGCGCTGATCACCGACGCCGGCACGCCGGCCGTGTCCGATCCCGGTGCCCGCGCGGTAGCGCGGGTGCGAGCCGCGGGTCATCCGGTCGTGCCGGTGCCGGGCCCCTGCGCTGCGGTAGCCGCGCTGTCGGTGGCCGGTTTTGCCGAGGGCGGTTTCCGGTTCGTCGGCTTCCTGCCGCCGAAGTCCGCTGCGCGCCGGGCGGCGCTGGCCGGACTGCGCGACGATCCGTCGGTGCTGGTGTTCTACGAGGCGCCGCACCGCGTCGCGGCCTGTGTCGCCGATCTTGCGGCTGAGCTCGGCGGTGAGCGCCGTCTGCTGGTGGCTCGCGAGCTCACCAAGCTGCACGAGGAGATCGCCTGCATGCCTCTTGCCGACGCGGAAGCCTGGTTTGCGGCGGATCCGAATCGGGAACGGGGTGAATTCGTGCTGGTGGTGGACGGGGCGCCGGCGCGCGACGGCCTGGATGGGGAAGCCGAACGGGTGCTGGGCCTGCTGCTCGCCGAACTGCCGGTCAAGACCGCAGCGCGGCTGGCTGCGGAGATTACCGGTGTGGCGAAGAATGCGCTGTATGCCCGGGCACTGGAACTCAAGGGCGGGTAG
- the mraZ gene encoding division/cell wall cluster transcriptional repressor MraZ, whose product MFQGAAALSLDAKGRLAIPARHRDALTPDGAPLVMTVHPHRCLLVYPLTAWEPIREKITNLPGMDQGTLTFKRMLVGFAQEETLDGAGRVLVAQSLRQFAGLDKQVWLVGQGTHFELWSDAGWQKQQEAMLALADNPLPAGLENFVL is encoded by the coding sequence ATGTTCCAGGGAGCCGCAGCGCTCAGTCTCGATGCGAAGGGTCGCCTGGCGATTCCGGCTCGGCATCGGGACGCCCTGACGCCTGACGGTGCGCCACTGGTGATGACGGTGCATCCGCATCGCTGCCTCCTCGTCTATCCGTTGACGGCCTGGGAGCCGATCCGCGAGAAGATCACCAATCTGCCCGGCATGGACCAGGGCACCCTCACGTTCAAGCGCATGCTGGTCGGCTTCGCCCAGGAAGAAACCCTGGACGGTGCCGGACGCGTGCTCGTCGCGCAGTCGCTGCGTCAGTTCGCGGGGCTGGACAAGCAGGTCTGGTTGGTCGGTCAGGGGACGCATTTCGAACTGTGGTCCGATGCCGGCTGGCAGAAGCAGCAGGAGGCGATGCTGGCGCTGGCCGACAATCCTCTGCCTGCCGGCCTGGAGAACTTCGTCCTATGA